The genomic window tgccagagcctggacttgtctccattgctttgtgtacaaatcctcgtctgagaagtctcctggtggagggggagctcctgccttctgcgtaaggagcattcatggcgagagtatgaagggggtttctgggtcagaagacaaaggtaggagtggtcgtgcatttataattgctgtgacctctgccattagggtacacagcacctcgtgggtcaatcgggtgtgttgctgcagaaatgttgaatcaagaattcttctggtgatcccaatcatccgctcccatgcgcctcccatgtgggaggcgtgtggtgtgttgaactcccagttgcatccatgctgactgaggtacctttgcactgttttgtccatccccagctcctttgaTGCTCCTACAAAGTTTGTGCCGtaatcagaccttaactgttttgcagggcctcttatcGCAAAGAACCGCCTGAgagcgttaatgcagctggaGGTATCCAAAGATTCAATTACCTCGatgtgtaccgctcttgaactcatgcagctaaacatgatggcccaccgcttgctctctgcttgtcctcctctggtgcgtcttGTAGTGATAGACCAGGGGCCAAATACatcgagccccacatatgtaaagggagggcaggcttcgaggcgctcaggtgggaggtccgccatacgTTGAACTTCTAATCTgcctcgcagtttcctgcaggtaacacatttatgaagtactgaattgatcagtgttttgcctcccaagatccacagtcccactGCCCTTATTGCTCCTTCTGTCAGGTGACAGCCCTGATGCTTTACCTGTTCATGATGATagcgagtgagcagtaaggagacatggctgtctttgggcaggattactggactcttttctgcggccggaagttgggagtgtattaaccggcctccaatgcagatgatatcattcttcaggatcgggctgaatttcctcaaagggctgtcctttggtattggtttgttGACTTGGAGAGCTGAAAACTCCCTTGCGAAAGCCGCTCTTTGCGTTGCTTTGAAgatgacgtcctttgcctgggccaattcgtccATGGTGCGAGGCAAAGTACATTTGTGCCATCGCCTACATTCACTGTTTCGGGATGAATGTTTGTGGGATCTGGCCATGtgaatgaggaacgcaagtcctctcactaaAGAATCCAAAGTGGAGAACCGCTGAAAGCGTTCATTAGTACGTATCGATTCTACGAGGTAGGtgactcctgtttgtatttgcggccGAATTTCCGAGTCTCTCTCGGGTTCGATCAGTTCAAATGTCTCGCTCATTTGAGTCCTTTCCGATGGTGGCTGATACAAAAAGGGGGGTCCGGTGAACCAGGTTGTCTGAGCCAGGCgggatgcaggtaaggatctcgaagcgtggtctgcagggttatcctcggtacgtacataatgccattgtttgggctttgatgacaggcggatgcgttgaactctattatgaaTGTACACGTAGAAGCGTTTTGATTTGTTGTAAGTATAACCAAGCACAACTTTGCTATCTGTGTAGAACTTGATATCGTCGAACTCTAGGTCCAGCTCGTCCTGGATAAGGTCTGCCATTTCCACGACCAGGACGGCTGcgcacagttcaagccttggaatCGTCGGCTCCGACGGAGGAGTGAGCTTCGCCTTACCCGTTACGAATCCCACTTCGACTTGGCCGTCCTTTCCGACCactttcaagtaagccacagTGCCGATGGCCTTGGTGGACGCATCCGaaaaaacacacaattctgtGTGCTCTGCCTCGGTGGGTGAGGTCGCAGTGTATCTACGTTGGATATGAAACTGTTTTAGATCTggaagtgaatctctccaagcctcccacttgctTAGTTTGTCTTCAGGTAGGGGAGTATCCCAGTCAGAGGGCTCAGAtgtaagttctctgagaagggCTCTTCCTTGAATCGTAACTGGTGCCAGTAGACCCAAAggatcgaaaacactgttgacagtggagaggacTCCACGGTGGGTAAATGGTTTGATCACGGTCAGCACGGAGAACGTGAATGAGTCGGTCGTTATCTCCCAGAGGAGACCCAAGCTCTTTTGtgtgggtatggtttctccatctaaatctaggtctttgattgctggagcacagtcattgtgtggaaaggcctccattactgcctgatGGTTTGATGCAAACTTatgcaagcggaggtttgactccgcgagtgaggcttgtgtacgtcggagcagatcgattgcttcgACTTCTGTCTGTAGTGATATCAAGCCATCGTCGTCgtagaagtgcctttctacaaacttaacggtGTCATCGCCATGCTCCTGTGCgccctctctgatggctcttcgcagcccatagatggccacggcaggTGACGGACTGTTGTCGAAAACgtggactttcatccggtactcGATAACTTCGTTGTTGATGTCGTTGTCCTTGTaccataagaaacggaggaaatcACGATAGtcttcctgtactaagaagcaatggaacatctgctggatgtccgctaagattgcgaccttctccttccggaagcgcagcaggaccccgagtagggtattgttaaggtcgggGCCTGTGAGAAGCGCGTCATTTAGGGAGATGCCGGAACACTGGGCACTGGAGtcgaagaccaccctgatctgattgggtttttgtgggtggtaaactccaaatgttgggaggtaccagcactccccgCCTTCCCTCAGTGGTGGTGCTACTTCGGCATGTCCGTTAGCGAagatcttttccataaatgctatgTATTGTTGTTGCATCTCGGGTTTCCTATTCAGGGTTTTTTGTAAGGACGTGAACAGCTTGattgcctgctctttgttgtttggcaagcgctggcgtggttctctgaagggtagtggggcgacccaattatttgcttcatccctGGAGACTTTGGTGTCCATCATTTTTAAGAAGAAgacgtcttgagctgatggagcaagtttattatcatgctccgtttgagcgaagactgactggcccagcgtctcgtcggttactttgcgcttgttaacgccttgttgtgcttccttgatacacatgaaacttgtgcaaggttgaaaaattgaatggcggccactctctagcacattgatcttgagtgtgttaaccgtcggtttgtgtacgttgccgaggcacacctctcctatcaccacccagcccagatccaggcattgcgcaaagggggcgtcgtgtggtccattgacctgctgcctaaccttgtgcacccggagaACGTCTctccctaatagcaggagtatttccgcttttgggtccagttctgggatgtgttttgcgatgtggtggagatgtggctggtgtagcaccgcacttggcgtcgggatctcagtgcggttattcatgatttcgttgcactctaagagcggagggagacagatgacgactttaccatccagggactcgatctggacgccttctgccttccttccttgagtttccacgttgcctgagcaagttctaaggtagtatgggaactgctcactctcaacattgaacaatttaaagaactctggactgactagtgagcgattgctctgatcatccagaattacataggctttgatggccttgtctttggttcctttagggtacaccttagtgaggcagatctttgaacaagaacggcttgactgagcttgaccgcaaacttctgtacagctcgagctgacaactgttgtcctggagtgagcctctccctccccgctgtcctgttgtgggggtgaaggagcgttgtcggtttgcggtgacaggccgggatgcatggccccatcgtgattagtgctattacattctgggcacttcacggcgatcgtacactctctggtgaggtgagaggttgaggaacagcatttaaaacatattcttttctccttgagaagggccatcctctcttcaaggggtttttccctaaacgttctgcatcttTTGAGAGGGTGAGGTTtattatgcaatggacaatacttgctagggttgttgttagttgtaaaggcttcagtcttgagcactgagatGGGTTTATTGATGTTGAAAGTATTcaaagaggatctacctggcttggtgtaaattgtactgcttcctggacctgtGAGGCtagggcaggcatgggcaaactacggcccgcgggccatatgcggcccattaagctttttaatctggcccgcagaacttgatgaaattatattaataaaccttgttaacgttttttcccctcaattctggcgttttcccgatagatgacgcactctatatacattgacctttgttgaggtgcagcgtattactccacatttgcgctttactttgtgaccttgtagcgacccatttcctggcacatccgaaccggctcacaattagccagctttccggctaagggagatagcctgcggggatttgcgagcacagagctccgcatactggtgcgctctcactgttctgtcattgtgcgggtcgttgttgagttttggcacaggggacaattgaataagaaggagcaggacaagtagacctgcatatcctaccgtttttgaaataaagacagtcaggaggagagtgatgatgataatatcttgaaggataacagaattttcagtgctttaaaataataactgttactattaaaaaaaagctgtattttattcatttaattttcagtgttttaaaagtcatttcaataaatagctaaataccatgggacttcaaagacagatattttgttgtaatgcatttgttcattttcaattgaaattaaagcacatgttttctacatattcaatgatattttattttctcttatgaggtgtattaccaaaacactctgtccatctgctcctggtctggccccccccgtcaaattttagaaccctttgtggccctcaagtcaaaaagtttgcccacccttgggctagggtcgtttcgcttcttcgcctccttgtaCACAAACTtagtgaggtgcttaaagggaggaaatcgaccatcgtgttcttccttgtactctgaggcaacagacagccacctgtcctgcagcccaaatggaagtttgaccacgatttgtctaatcccggatggagtatctaggtatactagaccagctgagtagccatcttctttggcaccttggatctccatgagtaaatctctgagttctcttaacttaatgtgatctttggctgacaccttaggaaagttttccagacgtcgatatagcgccgcttcgataatttcgggggccccatagccctcccaaagtctctcccatgctttgcttaaggctagctcgggtttgttgatgtacactgaacgtatgcgtctcacctgttcgcatgattcttttcccagccattttgccataagatccaactcttgagttgctctgagctggactccgtggatagcgttggtgaatgtggagtaccatgcacggtaattttcaggtttatcgtcaaactgctacagtcccgaagtgacgagatctcgtcgtgctaaatactgcatcatGGGATCAACTGTAAGTGGCATGCGGGCTGGGGAAATACGTTAGCgcgtatatgactgagggcgtacatttcttatggaatttgctgtcctgaatttgacctctgcatctcttctcCCTAAAtattgtaagtttggtgtcaagaagtatttgtcatcagctctttcattcttgacttcatcgcggagttgcgagggtaaattgtcttcatcatatggatgtgatgcaatcgggtCTGCCTGAGGTTCCTCATGACATGGGATGTTATCAAATACGTACGGAGAGGAAGGACGAGGcttcctgtctatttgagatcggacatagtcgcttgtgcgttccaatctggtcctttctgaagtagatcttaCGTCGGTCAGATTATGCagtccttcagcttcttctatgtactctgcttccaccttggcagcttcttcttctccttctagctTCAGCACTTCCAACTCTGCCAATATccttgtcatttccaactggatttcggcttctctggcagccgcttccatttctctggcagccttttccttctggatttcggcttctttggcggccccttccattttcaattttgctgctcGCTTGCCGTAGTCCACCCGCACATGGGCGgcatctgctttagctcttgcctgggcggccttacttgatgatgccctactgcccttgtcgctgggtggcatcgacttgatgctggatcgagatgacattgcagcacttgaaacacctgataatgccgctttttcactatagcgttctcgctcgggtgtaatgaaATGCCaagataaaccgtagtcaatgagaacaaggtcgccgtaagattaaccatttactgttcactcttcacattaacatatggtgaaaactgttgataaaacaatacaagattgatacagtatttgttcccttcttgatatcacatttacattgtaaatacttgtaaaagtaaactacaactacattgcatttaaGTGCAGCATACAGCCTACACCATGgaccgctttaaatacacttcaactcaAACTATCTGtaactctttaactaatgaaaacataaacattatcgatcgtcgttacttttaacaggatcggcattaacatcttagttcaatatatctattaacttacagcgttgctctcactgtgatttctaatgcttacaaacaacttcttgctcgggtctgcctcgtgcgagCCCCCACCCTTGCGTCGATCCCAAACcattattttcccacaagacgcggcaaaaccggatgtgatgtcattgcatgctgatatattttacaggcaatgaatatactttaaacaattcCAATTCTAACTAGAAGATACTAACAAAtaaattactaagcgaaaatattataaactaaataactgccataaaggcaacacagatactgttacagctacagaaaggataggtaatgtagcaggatcctcttttgagtcagtatgggtggaagtcaggaacaggtaaggagcagttactctgctaggggtattctataggccccctcgtagcagcagagataccgaggagcagatcgggaggtagattttggaaaggtgcaaaaataacagggttgttatcatgggtgactttaacttccctaatattgattggcacttgattagttccaagggtttagatggggcagagtttgttaagtgcatccaggatggattcctgtcacagcatgtagacaggccgactagggggaatgccatactagatctagtaatAGGCaacaaactgggtcaggtcacagatctctcactgggtgagcatctgggggacagtgatcaccactccctgacctttagcattatcatgaaataggatagaatcagagaggacaggcaaatttttaattggggaagggcaaattatgaggttaaaaggctagaacttgcgggtgtgaattgggttgatgtttttgcagggaaatatgctatggacatgtggtcgatgtttaaggatctcttgcaggatgcta from Hypanus sabinus isolate sHypSab1 chromosome 1, sHypSab1.hap1, whole genome shotgun sequence includes these protein-coding regions:
- the LOC132393826 gene encoding uncharacterized protein LOC132393826: MSSRSSIKSMPPSDKGSRASSSKAAQARAKADAAHVRVDYGKRAAKLKMEGAAKEAEIQKEKAAREMEAAAREAEIQLEMTRILAELEVLKLEGEEEAAKVEAEYIEEAEGLHNLTDVRSTSERTRLERTSDYVRSQIDRKPRPSSPYVFDNIPCHEEPQADPIASHPYDEDNLPSQLRDEVKNERADDKYFLTPNLQYLGRRDAEVKFRTANSIRNVRPQSYTR